AGCGGACCAAGAGGGCGCACAGCTTCGCGCACTCTTTCTCCGAACCCACCGCCACTGGGCTTAGTCCATTTGGATACGAATTCGGACATTTTAAGCACCTTGTTTAACATTATCGACCTCTTTTTTTATCGGGATTGTACCGACAGATAGAGTCACCACGGTGACAGGGTAGCGGGTGACAGCGATGGGAGGCAGATCGGGGTTAGAAGAATTTGGATTGAGTGAGTACGAATCTAGAGCCTATCTAGCTCTACTTAAACACGATTCTCTTACGGTAAGCGAGGTCGCCTACCACGCTCAGATCCCGCGCACAAAGGCGTATGCGGTAGTTAAGACACTGGTCAGAAAGGGGTTGGCTGAGCTCTTAGATAAGAAGCCTGTGAGGTGCCGCGCCCTGCCTCCGGAAGAAACGCTTGAGAACCTACTACTGCTCGAAGAGAAGCGGGTAAAAGCTATGAAAAAGGAACTAGCGAAGCTCAAGCAGAGGTATGAGGAGGTGAGGAAGCCGACTGACTTCGTAGACTACAAATACCAAGGGGTGGGTGCGAACGCTTTAGCCACAAAGGTGTCTGAGATGATAGCCCTATCTCGAGCATCCATAAGGTGCATGATAGGTAGCTGGGGGGTTAGGGTACTCGGCGCGTGTAAAGAAGCTCTTCTCAACGCTAAGCTCAACGACATAAAGGTTCAGATAATTAGGCTCTGGAGCTATGGTGAAGATGAGCACGGAGGCGATCTTCCACTAGGTTTTGATGTTAGGGTGGTTAGATACCCGCTTGGGTTTGATATCTTCCTATTTGACGAGCATTCAGTACTTATAGTAGAGCAGGTTATGGGTAAAGGTGTCCTTATACCATCCAAAGAGGTCAATTCGGTAATCTCTACAGGGTTGTTTAAGAGGCTTTGGTCTATTTCAACACCGCTCCACACCCTCTCAACCATCCTATCCTTGAAGGATGGGGAGGATGCGCTCGAGCTTCTCGACCCCGATAGCGTGAATCAAGCGTTCATTAGGGCTGTCGCCTCAACCATCCAAGATGAAGAACTCATAGGGTTGATCGGGTTAAAGTTCATCGAGGAACTCGAAAACGCTATGCACATATCCATCTTCAGCAAACCCCTCGACATAAACCTACCCATACTAATCAACCTACTAACCCAGAGCCTGGGTGAAGAGAGCTCTGTCAGATTCGATCCGTTGACCAAGCTGATCAATATAGAGGAGCCTGATACACAGCTCATAATGCCAGCATCAGTCTGGTTCTTCGCGTTGAACGGTGTTCTGAAGAGGAATGAGACAACCCTGCAGATACTGCAAAACACACGCCACCCCGATGATGGGAAGCATATACTCCAAGCTAAAATATCGGCTAAAGCACCTAAGACTTAAAGCGGTGTTAACACTCTAATCCTCTGATGCAAGCGGTCTTCATATCAGATATACACGGCAACCTCGAAGCTTTAGAAGCGGTTGAGGCGACGCTACCAGATGCGCCGATATACTGCCTTGGGGATGTTGTGGGCTACGGCGCTAACCCTAATGAAGTGGTTGAGTGGGTAAGGGAGAGGTCTGAGGTCTGCATCCTAGGCAACCACGATCTAGCCGTGCTGACAGGTGATGTTTCTTGGTTTAATCAAGCAGCAGCAAAAGCTATAAGGTGGACTAGAAGCGTTATCAAACCTGAAAACCTACGTTTTCTAGCGAACTTGACTGATAGAGCGCGGCTGAACATAGCAGGCTTAAATACACTTCTCGTCCACGGCAGCCCAGATGACCCTATAAGCGAATACGTATACCCAGAGACCCACAGTGGCTTCTTTGACATCTACCTAACCAGAGAGAGTGTTGATTTGATAGGTATGGGGCACACCCACATACCATATTCTTGGCGCTCAGGAAGGGGTATGATCTTTAACCCAGGCT
The Nitrososphaerota archaeon DNA segment above includes these coding regions:
- a CDS encoding TrmB family transcriptional regulator, which translates into the protein MGGRSGLEEFGLSEYESRAYLALLKHDSLTVSEVAYHAQIPRTKAYAVVKTLVRKGLAELLDKKPVRCRALPPEETLENLLLLEEKRVKAMKKELAKLKQRYEEVRKPTDFVDYKYQGVGANALATKVSEMIALSRASIRCMIGSWGVRVLGACKEALLNAKLNDIKVQIIRLWSYGEDEHGGDLPLGFDVRVVRYPLGFDIFLFDEHSVLIVEQVMGKGVLIPSKEVNSVISTGLFKRLWSISTPLHTLSTILSLKDGEDALELLDPDSVNQAFIRAVASTIQDEELIGLIGLKFIEELENAMHISIFSKPLDINLPILINLLTQSLGEESSVRFDPLTKLINIEEPDTQLIMPASVWFFALNGVLKRNETTLQILQNTRHPDDGKHILQAKISAKAPKT
- a CDS encoding metallophosphoesterase family protein; protein product: MQAVFISDIHGNLEALEAVEATLPDAPIYCLGDVVGYGANPNEVVEWVRERSEVCILGNHDLAVLTGDVSWFNQAAAKAIRWTRSVIKPENLRFLANLTDRARLNIAGLNTLLVHGSPDDPISEYVYPETHSGFFDIYLTRESVDLIGMGHTHIPYSWRSGRGMIFNPGSIGQPRSGRPEACYAILKRGESGFEIEHKYVSYDIESAASKILAAGLPSFLASRLFSGI